The Populus trichocarpa isolate Nisqually-1 chromosome 11, P.trichocarpa_v4.1, whole genome shotgun sequence genome has a segment encoding these proteins:
- the LOC7484294 gene encoding O-fucosyltransferase 15: MSSSADFYNIPSSPSQSPRPGQKKGRRKREREKVFWYQKKGAKGIVGLIFLVGLFFIFNGFMVLRLQLDDEISGNKDVSVRNSSSISVSIKGELKTIGKGKRLRKGTYDRMLALAAHSLAENKREPKDLWQELFVPASAWRPCADHRNWNHSEGNNGYILVTANGGMNQQRVAVCNAVVIARLLNSTLVIPRFMYSSVWRDVSQFSDIYQEEHFINYLTPDIRIVKELPKELQSLDLEAIGSVVTDADIGKESKPSFYLKNILPILLKNRVVHFVGFGNRLAFDPIPFQLQTLRCRCNFHALQFSPKIQETVALLIQRLRKNAAHSGPLDHYLIGPYAEKNLQEKVGHAVKASRYLALHLRFEIDMVAHSLCEYGGGEEERKELEAYREIHFPALTLLKKTNKLPSPAMLREEGLCPLTPEEAVLMLAALGFSRKTHIFIAGANIYGGRSRLTALTSLYPNLVTKEKLLSATELKPFMNFSSQLAALDFIACTASDAFAMTDSGSQLSSLVSGFRIYYGGGKMPTIRPNKRRLADIFRKNNSIEWKIFEQRVRKAVRQTKHVLQRPKARSVYRYPRCKECMCLTE; this comes from the exons ATGTCCTCCTCAGCTGACTTCTATAATATACCCTCATCACCGAGTCAGTCTCCTCGGCCCGGACAAAAGAAAgggaggagaaagagagagagggagaaggtTTTTTGGTATCAGAAGAAGGGAGCCAAAGGAATTgtgggtttgatttttttggtgggtttgttttttattttcaatgggTTCATGGTTTTAAGGCTTCAACTTGATGATGAAATCAGCGGCAACAAAGATGTGTCTGTTCGgaattcttcttcaatttcagtTTCGATAAag GGAGAATTGAAAACGATTGGTAAAGGAAAAAGGCTGCGAAAGGGTACTTATGATAGGATGTTGGCTTTGGCTGCTCATTCCCTTGCTGAG AATAAACGTGAGCCGAAAGATTTGTGGCAGGAGCTGTTTGTTCCTGCTTCTGCTTGGAGACCTTGTGCTGATCATCGTAATTGGAATCACAGTG AGGGAAACAATGGTTACATTTTGGTCACTGCGAATGGTGGGATGAACCAGCAAAGAGTAGCT GTTTGCAATGCTGTTGTTATTGCACGGTTGTTGAATTCAACTCTTGTTATTCCTAGATTTATGTACAGCAGCGTCTGGAGAGATGTGag TCAATTCAGTGACATCTATCAGGAGGAGCATTTTATTAATTACCTCACTCCTGATATTCGGATAGTGAAGGAACTGCCTAAAGAGCTGCAGTCGCTAGATTTGGAGGCAATTGGTAGTGTT GTGACAGATGCAGATATTGGGAAAGAATCAAAgccaagtttttatttgaaaaacattctCCCTATATTACTAAAAAATAGAGTTGTCCATTTTGTTGGATTTGGGAATCGCTTGGCATTTGATCCAATACCATTTCAGTTACAG ACACTTCGGTGCAGATGTAATTTTCATGCGCTGCAATTTTCTCCCAAGATACAAGAAACTGTTGCCTTGCTCATCCAAAGGTTGCGTAAAAATGCTGCCCATTCAGGGCCACTGGATCATTATCTTATCGGTCCTTATGCAGAAAAAAATCTGCAAGAGAAAGTGGGTCATGCTGTCAAAGCTTCAAGATATCTAGCTCTACATCTGAGGTTCGAAATTGACATGGTAGCACACTCTTTGTGTGAATACGgtggaggagaagaagagaggaaagagTTGGAAGCGTATCGTGAGATTCATTTCCCTGCTCTGACACTTCTTAAGAAGACAAATAA GCTACCTTCTCCTGCAATGCTGAGGGAAGAAGGCTTATGTCCCTTAACTCCTGAGGAAGCAGTACTTATGCTTGCAGCTCTAGGGTTCAGTAGGAAGACACATATATTCATAGCAGGTGCAAATATATATGGAGGGAGATCAAGATTAACTGCTTTAACCAGCTTGTATCCTAATTTAGTTACTAAAGAGAAACTGCTTTCAGCAACTGAACTCAAACCATTCATGAATTTTTCATCTCAG CTTGCAGCGCTGGACTTCATAGCCTGCACCGCGTCTGATGCATTTGCCATGACGGACTCTGGGagtcagttgtcatctttggtTTCTGGTTTTCGAATATACTATGGTGGAGGGAAGATGCCAACAATACGACCAAACAAGCGGAGACTTGCTGACATTTTCAGGAAGAACAACAGTATTGAATGGAAGATATTTGAGCAGAGAGTTAGAAAGGCAGTTAGACAAACTAAACATGTGCTGCAAAGGCCAAAGGCTAGGAGTGTTTACAGATATCCACGGTGTAAAGAGTGTATGTGCCTAACAGAATAA
- the LOC7484295 gene encoding subtilisin-like protease SBT2.4: MCLRIIALRFCMLCIWQLIFLNILVPELMFPSLKMIMANKVDTSASSSYYALLITVLVFVIVGTCCAEERSVYLVLMEEEPVAFHGSHLSHEGRKVLALDSEVSKAHAKHLVDSHDQLLQSNLKTGSYNKLYSFKHIVNGFSVHTTPSQANKLKVAPGVKLVEKDRGAKLMTTYTPQFLGLPQEVWAKEGGDKNGGEGIVIGFVDTGITPEHPSFTYDPLNPFTSNISHFSGACETGPRFPSSSCNGKIVSARYFSAGAQAIATLNTSVDFLSPFDAAGHGSHVASIAAGNAGVPVIVDGFYYGRASGMAPRARIAVYKAVYPTVGTITDVVAAIDQATMDGVDILTLSVGPDEPPEDTITFLSVFDVFMLFARRAGVFVAQAAGNHGPDFSTVVSYSPWAVGVAACSTDRSYPGSLLLGNGLKVGGVGLSGPSFGDGEFLCKLVLAKDAVRVNGAFPRTPAYVEECQFPEALDPIIVRGRIVICVFSAGFYNGTSNINAIIDTARTLGFMGFAFVANPAYGDFIAEPIPFAVSGIIIPKVADAQIISQYYEQNIQRDERGFVIQYCARAAIREGRVASFVGQAPIVSRFSSRGPDFVDINRNPADVLKPDILAPGHQIWAAWSPLSALEPILTGYHFALLSGTSMATPHTVGIAALIKQYNPSWTPSMIASAISTTATKYDNYGEVILAEGSYLNSYYPSTHFDSGAGLVNPARAIDPGLVLPAEFEDHINFLCSLPGIDWSVINAATGERCNRSLSHPANLNLPSVTISTLRNSLTVKRSLKNGGSRPETYTCSVISPNGTMVNLSPTWFRIAPQEIQDIEIQFRVIQAGGEFSFGEIVLTGSLNHIVRLPLSVLPISTS; the protein is encoded by the exons ATGTGTCTTAGAATTATTGCTTTACGTTTTTGCATGCTGTGTATATGGCAGCTTATTTTTCTCAACATCCTGGTGCCTGAGCTCATGTTTCCTTCACTGAAAATGATCATGGCAAACAAGGTTGATACATCGGCTTCTTCGAGTTATTATGCACTTCTGATTACTGTCCTTGTCTTTGTTATTGTTGGTACTTGTTGTGCAGAAGAAAGATCAGTGTACTTGGTCTTAATGGAAGAAGAGCCAGTGGCATTTCATGGAAGCCATTTATCTCATGAAGGACGAAAAGTACTTGCACTTGACAG TGAAGTTTCCAAGGCTCATGCAAAGCACTTGGTGGATTCTCATGACCAACTTCTGCAAAGCAATCTAAAAACTGGAAGCTACAACAAGCTCTACAGCTTCAAACACATTGTTAATGGCTTTTCTGTTCATACAACCCCTTCTCAG GCAAACAAATTGAAAGTTGCTCCTGGAGTGAAGCTGGTGGAGAAAGATAGAGGAGCCAAATTGATGACAACATACACTCCTCAATTCCTAGGGTTACCTCAAGAAGTATGGGCAAAGGAAGGAGGAGACAAAAATGGAGGTGAAGGGATTGTTATTGGTTTTGTTGACACAGGAATCACCCCAGAACATCCAAGTTTTACTTATGATCCCTTGAATCCTTTCACATCAAATATTTCTCATTTTTCGGGTGCTTGCGAAACGGGGCCTAGATTTCCATCTAGTTCTTGCAATGGTAAGATAGTGTCAGCTAGGTACTTCTCAGCTGGGGCTCAAGCAATTGCTACTCTCAACACTTCAGTGGACTTCCTCTCTCCCTTTGATGCTGCTGGGCATGGCAG TCATGTGGCATCAATTGCTGCTGGAAATGCTGGGGTCCCAGTGATTGTGGATGGCTTCTATTATGGGCGAGCTAGTGGGATGGCTCCTCGTGCTCG AATTGCTGTTTATAAGGCTGTGTATCCAACAGTGGGAACTATAACAGATGTGGTTGCAGCAATAGATCAA GCAACAATGGATGGAGTGGACATATTAACACTCTCAGTTGGACCAGATGAACCACCAGAAGATACCATTACATTCTTAAGTGTGTTTGATGTTTTCATGTTATTTGCTCGACGAGCTGGAGTTTTCGTTGCTCAAGCTGCAGGTAACCACGGGCCAGACTTTTCAACTGTTGTATCTTACAGCCCATGGGCTGTAGGTGTAGCTGCTTGCAGCACAGACAGAAGTTACCCCGGTTCTCTTCTTCTTGGAAATGGGCTAAAGGTTGGAGGCGTAGGTTTATCAG GTCCTTCTTTTGGAGACGGGGAGTTTCTGTGTAAGTTGGTGCTGGCTAAAGATGCAGTTAGGGTAAATGGGGCATTCCCAAGGACTCCAGCATATGTTGAAGAATGTCAATTTCCAGAAGCATTGGACCCTATTATTGTGCGAGGACGAATAGTTATCTGTGTCTTCTCAGCCGGCTTCTATAATGGGACATCAAACATCAATGCCATTATTGACACAGCAAGAACTCTGGGATTTATGGGTTTTGCTTTTGTTGCAAACCCGGCCTACGGTGATTTCATTGCAGAACCTATTCCTTTTGCTGTTTCAGGCATTATAATTCCAAAAGTTGCTGATGCACAG ATAATATCTCAGTACTACGAGCAAAATATCCAGAGGGATGAGAGAGGATTTGTGATTCAATACTGTGCAAGAGCAGCTATAAGAGAGGGTAGAGTTGCTTCTTTTGTGGGGCAAGCACCTATTGTCAGCAGATTCTCTTCCAGGGGGCCAGATTTTGTTGACATTAACAGGAATCCTGCCGATGTACTTAAGCCAGACATTCTTGCCCCAGGACACCAAATATGGGCAGCTTGGAGCCCCCTCAGTGCCTTAGAACCCATACTAACTG GATACCATTTCGCACTACTGTCTGGTACAAGTATGGCAACACCTCATACAGTGGGAATAGCAGCCCTTATCAAGCAATATAATCCTTCGTGGACTCCATCTATGATTGCATCTGCCATCTCCACTACTGCTACCAAGTATGACAATTATGGAGAAGTCATACTAGCAGAAGGATCTTATCTTAATAGCTACTATCCGTCCACTCATTTCGATAGTGGCGCTGGACTTGTGAATCCTGCTCGTGCTATTGATCCAGGCCTTGTCTTACCCGCAG AATTTGAAGACCACATAAACTTTTTGTGCTCATTGCCTGGTATTGATTGGTCTGTGATCAATGCTGCAACTGGAGAGAGGTGCAACCGATCGCTTAGCCATCCGGCCAACCTGAACCTACCTTCAGTGACGATATCCACACTAAGAAACTCTCTAACAGTCAAGCGGAGTCTGAAGAATGGAGGCAGCAGACCAGAGACATACACATGCTCAGTCATATCGCCTAATGGGACCATGGTAAACTTGTCTCCAACTTGGTTTAGAATAGCTCCACAAGAAATACAAGATATTGAGATACAGTTTCGAGTGATCCAAGCAGGGGGTGAGTTTAGCTTTGGTGAAATTGTTCTGACAGGAAGTTTAAATCATATTGTCAGACTACCATTATCTGTTTTGCCTATTTCAACATCATAG
- the LOC7484543 gene encoding chromatin remodeling protein EBS, producing the protein MAKTRPGGIISKPKTGKRDLESYTIRGTTKVVRAGDCVLMRPSDTGRPSYVAKIEAIEADSRNNVKVRVRWYYRPEESLGGRRQFHGAKELFLSDHYDVQSAHTIEGKCIVHSFKNYTKLENVGAEDYYCRFEYKAATGGFTPDRVAVYCKCEMPYNPDDLMVQCEGCKDWYHPACVDMTIEEAKKLDHFMCSECASDDDVKRSQNGFSASSLAEVKVENKRRKR; encoded by the exons ATGGCTAAAACCAGACCAGGAGGCATCATCTCCAAGCCTAAAACAGGCAAGAGGGACCTTGAATCCTACACAATTCGTGGCACTACCAAAGTTGTTAGAG CGGGGGATTGTGTATTGATGAGACCATCTGATACTGGTAGGCCTTCATACGTGGCAAAAATTGAGGCGATTGAGGCTGATAGCAGAAACAATGTGAAGGTTAGAGTGAGATGGTACTATAGGCCAGAAGAGTCTTTGGGAGGGCGCAGGCAGTTTCATGGAGCAAAAGAGTTGTTCTTATCAGATCATTATGATGTACAAAGTGCTCACACCATTGAAGGGAAGTGTATAGTTCACTCTTTTAAGAACTATACAAAGCTCGAGAATGTTGGAGCTGAGGATTATTATTGTAGGTTTGAGTATAAGGCTGCTACTGGAGGTTTCACACCAGACCGTGTTGCTGT gtATTGCAAATGTGAGATGCCATATAACCCAGATGATCTCATGGTGCAATGTGAGGGTTGCAAGGACTG GTATCATCCTGCTTGTGTTGACATGACAATTGAAGAGGCAAAGAAATTGGATCACTTCATGTGTTCTGAGTGTGCATCTGATGATGATGTGAAAAGATCACAGAATGGATTTTCAGCATCATCATTAGCTGAAGTCAAG GTAGAGAACAAGCGCCGGAAGAGATGA
- the LOC127905913 gene encoding homeobox protein SBH1-like yields MEGGGGGDGGSSTTSCMMAFGDNSNGLCPMMMMTPLMSSSSSAHHQHPHHHHRANEGDSSISNTLFLPLPPTNNQGHNRIHSNASGSSSMIIDDHNRNHNNNTVTATGCYFMDNNDGSSSSVKAKIMAHPHYHRLLAAYANCQKVGAPPEVVARLEEACASAASIAPANTGCIGEDPALDQFMEAYCEMLTKYEQELSKPLKEAMLFLQRVECQFKALTLSSPISGCGDGNDRNVSSEEEVDVNNNFIDPQAEDQELKGQLLRRYSGYLGSLKQEFMKKRKKGKLPKEARQQLLDWWSRHYKWPYPSESQKLALAESTGLDQKQINNWFINQRKRHWKPSEDMQFVVMDAGHPHYYMDNVLGNPFPMDISPTLL; encoded by the exons atggagggtggtggtggtggtgatggtggttcAAGTACCACTTCATGTATGATGGCTTTTGGAGACAACAGTAATGGACTATGCcctatgatgatgatgacgccTCTCATGTCTTCTTCGTCTTCTGCTCATCATCagcatcctcatcatcatcatcgggCTAATGAGGGCGATTCGTCAATATCAAATACCTTATTCCTTCCTCTACCTCCTACAAACAATCAAGGCCATAACCGTATCCATAGTAATGCTAGTGGCTCTTCTTCTATGATTATTGACGATcacaaccgcaaccacaacaacaacacTGTCACTGCTACTGGGTGTTATTTCATGGATAACAATGATGGTAGTAGTTCTTCTGTTAAGGCCAAAATTATGGCTCATCCTCACTACCATCGTCTCCTTGCTGCCTATGCTAATTGTCAAAAG GTTGGAGCACCACCTGAAGTGGTGGCTAGGCTAGAAGAAGCTTGCGCATCGGCTGCTTCTATTGCCCCCGCTAACACAGGCTGCATCGGTGAAGATCCAGCCCTTGACCAATTCATGGAGGCTTACTGTGAGATGCTGACCAAGTATGAGCAAGAGCTCTCTAAACCCTTAAAGGAAGCCATGCTTTTTCTTCAGAGGGTTGAGTGTCAATTCAAAGCTCTCACTCTTTCCTCTCCAATTTCTG GTTGTGGTGATGGCAATGATAGGAATGTGTCATCTGAAGAAGAGGTTGATGTGAATAACAACTTCATAGATCCTCAAGCTGAAGATCAAGAGCTGAAGGGTCAGCTACTTCGCAGGTACAGTGGATATTTAGGCAGTCTCAAGCAGGAGTTcatgaaaaagagaaagaaagggaagtTACCGAAAGAAGCCAGGCAACAGCTGCTGGATTGGTGGAGCAGGCATTACAAATGGCCATATCCATCG GAGTCACAGAAGCTGGCCCTTGCTGAATCCACTGGTCTGGATCAGAAGCAAATAAACAACTGGTTCATTAACCAAAGGAAACGACACTGGAAACCATCGGAAGACATGCAGTTTGTGGTGATGGATGCCGGCCATCCTCATTACTACATGGATAATGTTTTGGGCAATCCTTTCCCAATGGACATCTCTCCCACACTGCTTTGA